A single Anopheles funestus chromosome 2RL, idAnoFuneDA-416_04, whole genome shotgun sequence DNA region contains:
- the LOC125765103 gene encoding 8-oxo-dGDP phosphatase NUDT18, with protein sequence METNLVRVLEGQYLDELTSELCDFTLEEQNAATEAQGVKPLASSDYIPIVGKTVTYVVACVIVNDSNEVLMMQEAKESCAGKWYLPAGRMEPGETIIEAGVREVLEETGLKVEITTLLAVETAGGSWFRFVLTGNVIGGELKTPSQADQESIQAKWCQNLNELSLRANDILPVVELARNYRKRVPKDPNWHREILPARKAHYKNYLRVVVAIKNKTTNQVYVLLSEKTAYHFPTVEIHPGRSIHSTLKKFMIELFGADLPQHRPHGVLSVEHHTSDGQANPTDGLCLTVLVICRPSIESVSLIGKCIWHELSKDLSARLAMAVAGKNATFQLHVVR encoded by the coding sequence atggaaacaaatttaGTGCGCGTGCTGGAGGGACAGTATCTGGATGAGTTAACAAGCGAGTTGTGCGATTTTACGCTGGAAGAACAAAATGCGGCCACCGAAGCGCAAGGCGTGAAACCGCTGGCCTCGTCAGATTACATACCGATCGTCGGCAAAACGGTCACGTATGTCGTAGCCTGCGTGATCGTAAACGACAGCAACGAGGTGCTGATGATGCAGGAAGCAAAAGAATCGTGTGCTGGCAAGTGGTACTTACCGGCCGGCCGTATGGAACCGGGTGAAACGATCATCGAGGCGGGCGTAAGGGAAGTGCTGGAAGAAACGGGCCTAAAGGTGGAAATCACTACACTGCTAGCGGTGGAAACCGCCGGTGGATCgtggtttcgttttgtgctCACCGGCAACGTGATCGGTGGTGAACTGAAAACACCTTCCCAAGCCGACCAGGAATCGATTCAGGCCAAATGGTGCCAAAATCTGAACGAATTGTCGCTGCGGGCGAACGATATTTTGCCGGTGGTGGAATTGGCCCGCAATTATCGCAAACGTGTACCAAAAGATCCCAACTGGCATCGGGAGATACTGCCCGCGCGAAAGGCACACTATAAGAACTATCTGCGGGTAGTGGTAGCGATCaagaacaaaaccacaaaccaagTGTACGTGTTACTGAGCGAGAAGACGGCTTACCACTTTCCGACGGTTGAAATTCATCCCGGTCGCAGTATTCATTCCACGCTGAAGAAGTTTATGATCGAGCTGTTCGGTGCGGATCTGCCCCAGCATCGACCACACGGTGTGCTTAGTGTGGAGCACCATACGAGCGATGGGCAGGCAAATCCAACCGATGGTCTTTGTCTTACGGTGCTGGTCATCTGTCGACCATCGATTGAATCGGTTTCACTGATTGGAAAATGCATCTGGCACGAGCTGAGCAAGGATCTTAGCGCGCGGCTTGCAATGGCGGTTGCCGGCAAAAATGCCACCTTTCAGCTGCACGTGGTTCGATAG